Proteins from a genomic interval of Kitasatospora kifunensis:
- a CDS encoding helix-turn-helix domain-containing protein, whose amino-acid sequence MTSTDIGAEAVRGIATRLARTLAEQRLSLRQAAAGSGVNRQVIADLLAGRSWPDVATVARLEAFAGARLWPVGIGVERDGEH is encoded by the coding sequence ATGACCAGCACCGACATCGGTGCCGAGGCTGTGCGGGGCATCGCCACCCGCCTCGCCCGGACGCTGGCCGAGCAGCGGCTGAGCCTGCGTCAGGCCGCCGCCGGATCCGGCGTGAACCGGCAGGTGATCGCCGACCTGCTGGCGGGCCGGTCCTGGCCGGACGTGGCGACCGTCGCCCGCCTCGAAGCGTTCGCCGGCGCGAGGCTGTGGCCAGTTGGTATCGGAGTTGAGCGAGATGGAGAGCATTGA
- the sepX gene encoding divisome protein SepX/GlpR: MSSSGLIYAVIVGAWAAYLVPMWLRRQDELNEARPTERFSTAIRLLAGRSGLERRASRALGDNDPTTTSDSDSDNSSGAKDGPSAGASDATSGDTDAAATADVPSAAPGAPAAVAMPAAGNAGASAAGDRRARLLARRRRMVTVLFLAFALGAITAAVAGVDFLWAPALPALLLTLYIGHLRRLERQRFEVKLDRVRAAQAAQRVREREHARLAATVAVAPPAAATAPEPEHGRPHLRVATAPPEPPTARQALVEATDHQEWVDGLRERAAAGPDSWEPVPVPLPTYVTAPVAPRVSRGLDLGAPGTWSSGRPVEPAHTPLFDQYETPSPAAPHADEHYAARPRAANE; the protein is encoded by the coding sequence GTGAGCAGTAGCGGCCTCATCTACGCGGTCATCGTAGGGGCCTGGGCTGCCTATCTGGTGCCTATGTGGCTCCGCAGGCAGGACGAGCTCAACGAAGCGCGCCCGACCGAACGTTTCAGCACCGCCATCCGCCTGCTCGCCGGGCGGTCGGGGCTGGAGCGTCGGGCGTCCCGGGCCCTTGGCGACAACGACCCCACCACGACTTCCGATTCCGACTCCGACAACAGCAGTGGCGCGAAGGACGGCCCGAGCGCCGGCGCGAGCGACGCCACGAGCGGTGACACGGACGCCGCCGCGACGGCTGACGTCCCCTCAGCGGCGCCGGGTGCCCCGGCCGCCGTCGCGATGCCCGCCGCCGGGAACGCCGGGGCGTCGGCTGCCGGTGACCGCCGAGCCCGGCTGCTGGCCCGGCGCCGACGGATGGTCACCGTGCTCTTCCTGGCCTTCGCGCTGGGCGCGATCACGGCCGCCGTGGCCGGCGTGGACTTCCTCTGGGCCCCCGCGCTGCCGGCCCTGCTGCTCACCCTCTACATCGGCCACCTGCGCCGCCTGGAGCGCCAGCGCTTCGAGGTGAAGCTGGACCGTGTCCGGGCCGCCCAGGCCGCCCAGCGGGTTCGCGAGCGCGAGCACGCCCGCCTCGCCGCCACCGTCGCGGTGGCCCCGCCGGCCGCGGCCACCGCGCCCGAGCCGGAGCACGGCCGCCCGCACCTGCGGGTCGCCACCGCCCCGCCCGAGCCGCCCACGGCCCGCCAGGCCCTGGTCGAGGCGACCGATCACCAGGAGTGGGTGGACGGGCTGCGCGAGCGCGCCGCCGCAGGACCGGACTCCTGGGAGCCCGTCCCGGTGCCGCTGCCCACCTATGTCACCGCCCCGGTCGCCCCCCGCGTCTCCCGGGGTCTGGACCTCGGCGCCCCGGGCACCTGGAGCTCCGGCCGCCCCGTCGAGCCGGCCCACACCCCCCTGTTCGACCAGTACGAGACCCCGTCCCCCGCGGCCCCCCACGCCGACGAGCACTACGCCGCCCGCCCTCGCGCCGCCAACGAGTAG
- a CDS encoding GNAT family N-acetyltransferase, whose translation MELREGEVVLRPIRMRDQKAWQEASRRNRDWLRRWEATVPPAPPGRETPGPRPTYRQMVRYLRREAVAGRMLPFVILYQGVLVGQLTVGGITWGSMCSANVGYWIDEAVAGRGIMPTAVALSVDHCFQALGLHRVEVCIRPENGPSRRVVEKLGFRSEGLRPRYLHIDGDWRDHLVYALTAEEVPEGLLERWRLR comes from the coding sequence GTGGAGCTGCGCGAGGGCGAAGTGGTGCTGCGCCCGATCCGGATGCGCGACCAGAAGGCCTGGCAGGAGGCCAGTCGGCGAAACCGCGACTGGCTGCGCCGCTGGGAGGCCACCGTCCCCCCGGCCCCACCCGGGCGGGAGACGCCCGGACCGCGTCCGACCTACCGTCAGATGGTGCGCTACCTGCGCCGCGAGGCCGTGGCCGGACGCATGCTGCCGTTCGTCATCCTCTACCAGGGGGTGCTGGTCGGGCAGCTGACGGTGGGTGGCATCACCTGGGGCTCGATGTGCTCGGCGAACGTCGGCTACTGGATCGACGAGGCGGTGGCCGGGCGCGGCATCATGCCCACCGCCGTGGCGCTCAGCGTCGACCACTGCTTCCAGGCGCTGGGCCTGCACCGGGTGGAGGTCTGCATCCGCCCGGAGAACGGGCCCAGCCGCCGGGTGGTGGAGAAACTCGGCTTCCGCTCGGAGGGACTGCGGCCGCGCTATCTGCACATCGACGGCGACTGGCGCGACCACCTGGTCTATGCGCTGACCGCCGAGGAGGTTCCCGAAGGGCTGTTGGAACGTTGGCGTTTGAGGTAA
- a CDS encoding MogA/MoaB family molybdenum cofactor biosynthesis protein: MRALAVTVSNRASAGVYADKGGPLLVEGLRRMGFAVDGPQLVPDGEPVAAALREAVAAGYDVVLTTGGTGISPMDLTPEMTARVIDRQIPGIAEAIRAYGREKVPTSALSRGLAGLAGRTLIVNLPGSTGGVKDGLAVLEPLLVHAVDQLAGGDHPRPAAGADADAAAAEGRTS, encoded by the coding sequence GTGAGGGCGCTCGCGGTCACCGTCTCCAACCGCGCCTCGGCGGGGGTGTACGCCGACAAGGGCGGCCCGCTGCTGGTCGAGGGCCTGCGCCGGATGGGCTTCGCGGTGGACGGCCCGCAGCTGGTGCCGGACGGCGAGCCGGTGGCGGCCGCACTGCGTGAGGCGGTGGCGGCCGGCTACGACGTGGTGCTGACCACCGGCGGCACCGGCATCTCGCCGATGGACCTCACCCCGGAGATGACCGCCCGGGTGATCGACCGCCAGATCCCCGGCATCGCCGAGGCGATCCGCGCCTACGGGCGGGAGAAGGTGCCCACCTCGGCGCTCTCCCGGGGCCTGGCCGGGCTGGCCGGGCGCACCCTGATCGTCAACCTGCCCGGCTCCACCGGAGGCGTCAAGGACGGGCTCGCGGTGCTGGAGCCGCTGCTGGTGCACGCGGTGGACCAGCTCGCGGGCGGGGACCACCCCAGGCCCGCCGCTGGTGCCGACGCTGACGCTGCCGCCGCCGAGGGGAGAACGAGCTGA
- the moaC gene encoding cyclic pyranopterin monophosphate synthase MoaC, with the protein MVDVSEKASTVRTAVAAGRVRVAPRVVELLRGEGVPKGDALAAARIAGIMGAKKTPELIPLCHPIAISGVTVDLAVTDEAVEITATVRTADRTGVEMEALTAVAVAGLTVIDMVKAVDKAAAIEDVRVLSKTGGKSGDWTRESVVDGAGTASTGEAVGEDAS; encoded by the coding sequence ATGGTCGACGTCTCCGAGAAGGCGAGCACGGTCCGCACCGCGGTCGCGGCCGGCCGGGTCAGGGTCGCCCCCCGGGTGGTCGAGCTGCTGCGCGGCGAAGGCGTGCCCAAGGGCGACGCGCTGGCCGCCGCACGGATCGCCGGGATCATGGGCGCCAAGAAGACGCCCGAGCTGATCCCGCTCTGCCACCCGATCGCGATCTCCGGCGTCACCGTCGACCTCGCGGTCACCGACGAGGCGGTGGAGATCACCGCCACCGTGCGCACCGCCGATCGCACCGGCGTGGAGATGGAGGCGCTCACCGCGGTGGCGGTGGCCGGCCTGACCGTGATCGACATGGTCAAGGCGGTCGACAAGGCCGCCGCCATCGAGGACGTCCGGGTGCTCAGCAAGACCGGCGGCAAGAGCGGCGACTGGACGCGCGAGTCGGTCGTCGACGGGGCCGGCACGGCGAGCACCGGTGAGGCCGTCGGCGAGGACGCCTCGTGA
- the glp gene encoding molybdotransferase-like divisome protein Glp — protein MTEQHGVAADACGAQAPGDRHWTVDEHLADVLSGVAPLPAIELQLLDAQGCRLAEDVVAGGDLPAFDNSSMDGYAVRTTDTVGATARYPSVLTVVGEIAAGAGELPKVGPGQAARIMTGAPMPPGAEAVAPVEWTDGGSGSGQAADTMAPPVAGEEVRVRQEVAAGAHIRRRGSDIRAGETVLTADTRLGPTQLGLLAAIGRGTVRVRPRPRVVVLSTGSELVQPGEPVGPGQISDSNSFTLTAAAQQAGAIAYRVGGVPDDAAVLRGVLEDQLGRADLIVTSGGVSVGAYDVVKEVFADYAGMDFRKLKMQPGKPQGFGRIGDGAAGIPLLALPGNPVSAYISFELFVRPVIRTMLGAPDVHRPRVRALCTGALRSPVGRRQFLRGWYTAADGRVEPVGGESSHLVGALARSNCLIVVPEETVAVPAGERVEVVLLTD, from the coding sequence ATGACCGAACAGCACGGGGTTGCGGCGGACGCTTGCGGGGCCCAGGCCCCGGGGGATCGTCACTGGACCGTCGACGAGCACCTCGCCGACGTGCTGTCCGGCGTCGCCCCGCTGCCCGCCATCGAGCTGCAGCTGCTGGACGCCCAGGGCTGCCGGCTGGCCGAGGACGTGGTCGCCGGCGGTGACCTGCCGGCCTTCGACAACAGCTCGATGGACGGCTACGCGGTGCGCACCACCGACACCGTCGGTGCCACCGCGCGCTACCCGTCCGTGCTCACCGTGGTCGGCGAGATCGCCGCGGGCGCCGGCGAGCTGCCCAAGGTCGGCCCGGGGCAGGCGGCCCGGATCATGACCGGCGCGCCCATGCCGCCCGGTGCCGAGGCGGTGGCCCCGGTCGAGTGGACCGATGGCGGTAGCGGCAGCGGGCAGGCCGCCGACACCATGGCGCCGCCGGTCGCGGGCGAGGAGGTGCGGGTACGCCAGGAGGTCGCCGCGGGCGCGCACATCCGCCGCCGGGGCAGCGACATCCGGGCCGGCGAGACGGTGCTCACCGCCGACACCCGGCTCGGCCCCACCCAGCTCGGCCTGCTGGCCGCGATCGGCCGCGGCACGGTGCGGGTGCGCCCGCGCCCCCGGGTGGTGGTGCTCTCCACCGGCAGCGAACTGGTGCAGCCCGGCGAACCGGTGGGCCCGGGCCAGATCTCCGACTCCAACAGCTTCACCCTCACCGCCGCCGCCCAGCAGGCCGGCGCGATCGCCTACCGGGTCGGCGGGGTGCCCGACGACGCGGCCGTGCTGCGCGGCGTGCTGGAGGACCAGCTCGGCCGGGCCGACCTGATCGTCACCAGCGGCGGGGTCAGCGTCGGCGCCTACGACGTGGTCAAGGAGGTCTTCGCCGACTACGCGGGCATGGACTTCCGCAAGCTGAAGATGCAGCCGGGCAAGCCGCAGGGCTTCGGCCGGATCGGCGACGGCGCCGCGGGCATCCCGCTGCTGGCGCTGCCGGGCAACCCGGTGAGCGCGTACATCTCCTTCGAGCTCTTCGTCCGCCCGGTGATCCGCACCATGCTGGGCGCACCGGACGTGCACCGCCCCAGGGTCCGCGCGCTCTGCACCGGCGCGCTGCGCTCGCCGGTGGGCCGCCGCCAGTTCCTGCGCGGCTGGTACACCGCCGCCGACGGGCGGGTCGAACCGGTGGGCGGCGAGAGCTCGCACCTGGTCGGAGCGCTGGCCCGGTCGAACTGCCTGATCGTGGTCCCCGAGGAGACGGTGGCGGTGCCGGCCGGGGAGCGCGTCGAGGTGGTCCTGCTGACGGACTGA
- the galU gene encoding UTP--glucose-1-phosphate uridylyltransferase GalU gives MTTTNPRMPVTKAVVPAAGLGTRFLPATKATPKEMLPVVDKPAIQYVVEEAAAAGLSDILMVTGRNKRALEDHFDRAYELEELLSRKGDADKLRRVQESVSLANMHYVRQGDPKGLGHAVLVAEQHVAGQPFAVLLGDDLIDPRDPLLARMIEVQQELGGSVVALMEVDPAQIHLYGCAAVKANGFGPDVFHVTDLVEKPEPADAPSNYAVIGRYVLDPAVFEVLKKTEPGRGGEIQLTDALRTLATLDLEEGGQVHGVLFDGRRYDTGDRADYLRAIVRLACEREDLGPEFRGWLKDFVGTEMQQN, from the coding sequence ATGACGACGACGAACCCCCGCATGCCCGTCACCAAGGCCGTGGTGCCTGCCGCCGGCCTCGGAACGCGCTTCCTGCCGGCTACCAAGGCCACGCCCAAGGAGATGCTGCCAGTCGTCGACAAGCCCGCGATCCAGTACGTGGTGGAGGAGGCCGCCGCCGCCGGCCTCTCCGACATACTGATGGTCACCGGGCGCAACAAGCGCGCCCTGGAGGACCACTTCGACCGTGCCTACGAGCTCGAGGAGCTGCTCTCCCGCAAGGGCGACGCGGACAAGCTGCGCCGGGTCCAGGAGTCGGTCTCGCTGGCCAACATGCACTACGTCCGCCAGGGCGACCCCAAGGGCCTGGGCCACGCGGTGCTGGTCGCCGAGCAGCACGTGGCGGGCCAGCCGTTCGCCGTCCTGCTCGGCGACGACCTGATCGACCCGCGCGACCCGCTGCTCGCCCGCATGATCGAGGTCCAGCAGGAGCTGGGCGGCTCGGTGGTGGCGCTGATGGAGGTCGACCCGGCGCAGATCCACCTGTACGGCTGCGCGGCGGTCAAGGCCAACGGCTTCGGCCCGGACGTCTTCCACGTCACCGACCTGGTCGAGAAGCCGGAGCCGGCCGACGCGCCGTCGAACTACGCGGTGATCGGCCGCTACGTGCTCGACCCGGCCGTCTTCGAGGTGCTGAAGAAGACCGAGCCGGGCCGCGGCGGCGAGATCCAGCTGACCGACGCGCTGCGCACGCTGGCCACGCTCGACCTGGAGGAGGGCGGCCAGGTGCACGGCGTGCTCTTCGACGGCCGCCGCTACGACACGGGCGACCGCGCGGACTACTTGCGCGCTATTGTCCGGCTGGCGTGCGAGCGCGAGGACCTGGGCCCGGAGTTCCGCGGTTGGCTCAAGGACTTCGTCGGCACGGAGATGCAGCAGAACTGA
- a CDS encoding GGDEF domain-containing protein — MPAALLVQASALLSAPLAGLGALLVVRLRRAASAGAVRESRLRGQLAELERQCAELARSAARDPLTGVWNLGHLQLTLEREVERCRRQPEAERRQLAVVLLEIDGFAAVNAEHGRDRGQVILRDLAQRLSVEVRRSDTLGRYGGTEFLVVLPDTGAAGAAKVAERLCWTVRRHRLLDWSGAPWSATPAPGGGNGLRASAGIAVLPADGGHPVPLLRAADRSLATAKRRALPEAQNWARRSERHGNLSPCAAPGPTAQVGAARTVAAVTGTDEAFTTE, encoded by the coding sequence ATGCCCGCCGCGCTCCTGGTGCAGGCGTCCGCTCTGCTCAGCGCACCGCTGGCCGGCCTCGGTGCGCTGCTGGTGGTGCGGCTGCGCCGCGCGGCCAGTGCGGGCGCCGTCCGGGAGAGCCGGCTGCGTGGACAGCTGGCCGAGTTGGAGCGGCAGTGCGCGGAGCTGGCGCGCAGTGCGGCGCGTGATCCGCTGACCGGCGTGTGGAACCTCGGGCACCTCCAGCTCACCCTGGAGCGTGAGGTCGAGCGCTGCCGGCGCCAGCCCGAGGCGGAGCGGCGGCAGCTGGCCGTGGTGCTGCTGGAGATCGACGGCTTCGCGGCGGTCAACGCCGAGCACGGCCGCGACCGTGGCCAGGTGATCCTGCGCGACCTGGCGCAGCGCCTGAGCGTGGAGGTCCGCCGCTCGGACACCCTGGGCCGCTACGGCGGCACCGAGTTCCTGGTGGTGCTGCCCGACACCGGGGCGGCGGGTGCGGCCAAGGTCGCCGAGCGGCTCTGCTGGACGGTGCGGCGCCACCGGCTGCTCGACTGGTCGGGCGCGCCCTGGTCCGCGACGCCCGCGCCCGGCGGCGGCAACGGCCTACGGGCCTCGGCCGGCATCGCGGTGCTGCCCGCCGACGGCGGCCACCCGGTCCCGCTGCTGCGCGCCGCGGACCGCTCGCTGGCCACTGCCAAGCGCCGAGCACTGCCGGAGGCACAGAACTGGGCAAGGCGTTCGGAAAGGCACGGTAATCTGTCGCCCTGTGCCGCTCCCGGGCCCACCGCCCAGGTCGGCGCCGCCCGTACAGTCGCTGCCGTGACCGGCACCGACGAGGCATTCACCACTGAATGA
- a CDS encoding 5-formyltetrahydrofolate cyclo-ligase has protein sequence MPDVPSSDDPLYSDDPLYNDKAVLRSRLLAERRALSPERRAAAALALAERALPLVAAGCTVAAYVSVGAEPGTGPLLELLRERGVPVLLPVLLPDNDLDWARYEGAERLAPAGRGLLEPTAPRLGPEAITTADLVLLPGLAVDRRGMRLGRGGGSYDRVLARLARAGAEPLLATLLYDSELLDRVPAEPHDRPVHAAVTPAGVHRF, from the coding sequence ATGCCCGACGTCCCGTCGTCCGACGATCCCCTGTACTCCGACGATCCCTTGTACAACGACAAGGCCGTCCTGAGGTCACGCCTGTTGGCCGAACGCCGCGCGCTGTCCCCCGAACGGCGGGCAGCGGCCGCGCTGGCCCTGGCCGAGCGGGCGCTGCCGCTGGTCGCCGCCGGCTGCACGGTGGCCGCCTACGTCTCGGTCGGTGCCGAGCCGGGCACCGGGCCACTGCTCGAACTGCTGCGCGAGCGTGGTGTCCCGGTCCTGCTGCCGGTCCTGCTGCCGGACAACGACCTCGACTGGGCCCGTTACGAGGGCGCCGAGCGGCTGGCCCCGGCCGGGCGCGGCCTGCTGGAGCCGACCGCGCCGCGGCTGGGGCCCGAAGCGATCACCACGGCCGACCTGGTGCTGCTGCCGGGCCTCGCGGTGGACCGGCGCGGAATGCGGCTGGGCCGCGGCGGCGGCTCCTACGACCGGGTGCTGGCCCGCCTCGCGCGGGCCGGCGCCGAGCCGCTGCTGGCCACCCTGCTCTACGACTCCGAGCTGCTGGACCGGGTGCCGGCCGAGCCGCACGACCGGCCGGTGCACGCCGCGGTGACCCCCGCGGGCGTGCACCGGTTCTGA
- a CDS encoding penicillin acylase family protein — MPRSRSSKKFRRARLLVLLLVVLLVAGTSAGGWYAVHTVQSSFPQVSGTVKVPGLSASVDVKRDANGIPQVYANTPEDLFKAQGYVQAQDRFWEMDVRRHITSGRLSEMFGSSQVNNDAFIRTMGWRNVAQQEYDTQLSPDTKRYLQAYSDGVNAWLGQHPGGASASLEYTLLGTAHSGYKPEPWTPVDSVAWLKAVAWNLSGNLQDEIDRSLLSQTFSPDQIAQLYPDYPYSRNGTIVPTGTVGADGTYKQATGTTGQSSGTQQGAAITQGLLQNVSDQMGGLPQLLGPQGQGIGSNSWVVAGSNTTTGKPLMANDPHLGPSMPNSWYQMGLHCRTVSASCPFDVTGFTYAGMPGVMIGHNQNISWGMTNMGADVEDLYLEKITGPNTYLYNGQNAQFTTRQETIKVAGGPSRVITVRTTADGAPLISDQSTEEQQVGMYAPVGSAAPDRGTTGYGVALKWTALDNVNGATTGKTMDSIFELDRATNWADFQKAASDFAVPAQNLIYADTAGNIGYQAPGAIPIRGKGDGTYPAPGWDPSYAWQGYVPFKSLPYSWNPPAGYIVTANQAVVDPTYKYLITKDWEYGTRAKEITDQINAKLANGGKISPDDMQSMQLDNTSVMAKTLVPLLVKEQISDPYVRQAQDLLKDWNYNQDADSAAAAYYNGVWRQLLILAFGQKFPASVRAQGDCLLVQQKADPNQPAGTVGGETKVTTQCGTRKPSLAQPDGGDRWMEVVRQQLTNPNSPWWSYVDSNHQQQHGLDNILKEAMKDARQDLTAHLGKDISTWSWGRLHQLNLKEQTLGLDTSSMISGITHRLLNRGPFNLSGGSAAVDAAGWNAAAGYDVDWIPSMRMVVDLSSFDASRWINVGGESGHAFSPNYNDQTSLWAQGKLLTWAYSSSAVDAATKNRLTLTP; from the coding sequence ATGCCCCGCTCGCGCAGCTCGAAGAAGTTCCGGCGCGCCCGTCTGCTCGTGCTCCTGCTTGTCGTGCTCCTGGTAGCCGGCACCTCGGCCGGCGGCTGGTACGCGGTGCACACCGTGCAATCCTCGTTCCCGCAGGTCAGCGGCACGGTCAAGGTCCCGGGCCTGAGTGCCTCGGTGGACGTCAAGCGTGACGCCAACGGGATCCCGCAGGTCTACGCCAACACGCCCGAGGACCTGTTCAAGGCGCAGGGCTACGTCCAGGCGCAGGACCGGTTCTGGGAGATGGACGTCCGACGGCACATCACCTCGGGTCGGCTCTCGGAGATGTTCGGCTCCTCGCAGGTGAACAACGACGCCTTCATCCGCACCATGGGCTGGCGCAACGTCGCCCAGCAGGAGTACGACACCCAGCTCAGCCCTGACACCAAGCGGTACCTGCAGGCTTACTCGGACGGCGTCAACGCCTGGCTCGGCCAGCATCCGGGCGGCGCGAGCGCCTCGCTGGAGTACACCCTGCTCGGTACCGCCCACAGCGGCTACAAGCCGGAGCCGTGGACCCCGGTGGACTCGGTGGCCTGGCTCAAGGCGGTGGCCTGGAACCTGTCGGGCAACCTGCAGGACGAGATCGACCGCTCGCTGCTGAGCCAGACCTTCAGCCCGGACCAGATCGCCCAGCTCTACCCGGACTACCCGTACAGCAGGAACGGCACCATCGTCCCGACCGGCACGGTGGGCGCCGACGGCACCTACAAGCAGGCGACCGGCACGACCGGCCAGAGCTCCGGCACCCAGCAGGGCGCGGCCATCACCCAGGGCCTGCTGCAGAACGTCTCCGACCAGATGGGCGGCCTGCCGCAGCTGCTCGGTCCGCAGGGCCAGGGCATCGGCTCCAACTCCTGGGTGGTGGCCGGCTCCAACACCACCACCGGCAAGCCCCTGATGGCCAATGACCCGCACCTGGGTCCGAGCATGCCCAACTCCTGGTACCAGATGGGTCTGCACTGCCGCACCGTCAGCGCGAGCTGCCCCTTCGATGTGACCGGCTTCACCTACGCCGGGATGCCGGGCGTGATGATCGGCCACAACCAGAACATCTCCTGGGGCATGACCAACATGGGCGCCGACGTGGAGGACCTCTACCTGGAGAAGATCACCGGTCCGAACACCTACCTGTACAACGGGCAGAACGCTCAGTTCACCACCCGCCAGGAGACCATCAAGGTGGCCGGCGGCCCGAGCCGGGTGATCACCGTGCGGACCACGGCCGACGGCGCTCCGCTGATCTCCGACCAGAGCACCGAGGAACAGCAGGTCGGCATGTACGCGCCGGTCGGCAGTGCCGCCCCGGACCGTGGCACCACCGGCTACGGCGTCGCGCTGAAGTGGACCGCGCTCGACAACGTCAACGGCGCGACCACCGGCAAGACCATGGACTCCATCTTCGAGCTCGACCGGGCAACCAACTGGGCCGACTTCCAGAAGGCGGCCAGCGACTTCGCCGTCCCCGCGCAGAACCTGATCTACGCCGACACTGCGGGCAACATCGGCTACCAGGCCCCCGGCGCTATCCCGATCCGCGGCAAGGGCGACGGCACCTACCCCGCCCCGGGCTGGGACCCGAGCTACGCCTGGCAGGGCTACGTCCCGTTCAAGTCCCTGCCCTACTCCTGGAACCCGCCGGCCGGCTACATCGTCACCGCCAACCAGGCCGTGGTGGACCCGACCTACAAGTACCTGATCACCAAGGACTGGGAGTACGGCACCCGGGCCAAGGAGATCACCGACCAGATCAACGCCAAGCTGGCCAACGGCGGCAAGATCTCGCCGGACGACATGCAGTCGATGCAGTTGGACAACACCAGCGTGATGGCCAAGACGCTGGTCCCGCTGCTGGTCAAGGAGCAGATCAGCGACCCGTACGTGCGCCAGGCCCAGGACCTGCTCAAGGACTGGAACTACAACCAGGACGCCGACTCGGCCGCCGCCGCCTACTACAACGGCGTCTGGCGCCAACTGCTGATCCTGGCCTTCGGGCAGAAGTTCCCGGCCTCGGTCCGGGCCCAGGGCGACTGCCTGCTGGTCCAGCAGAAGGCCGACCCCAACCAGCCGGCCGGGACCGTCGGCGGTGAGACCAAGGTGACCACCCAGTGCGGCACCCGCAAGCCCAGCCTGGCTCAGCCGGACGGCGGTGACCGCTGGATGGAGGTGGTCCGCCAGCAGCTGACCAACCCCAACAGCCCCTGGTGGAGCTACGTCGACTCCAACCACCAGCAGCAGCACGGTCTGGACAACATCCTGAAGGAGGCGATGAAGGACGCCCGCCAGGACCTCACCGCCCACCTCGGCAAGGACATCTCCACCTGGAGCTGGGGCCGGCTGCACCAGCTGAACCTCAAGGAGCAGACGCTCGGCCTCGACACCTCCTCGATGATCTCCGGCATCACGCACCGGCTGCTCAACCGCGGTCCGTTCAACCTCTCCGGCGGCTCGGCGGCCGTCGACGCCGCGGGCTGGAACGCGGCGGCCGGCTACGACGTGGACTGGATCCCCTCGATGCGGATGGTGGTCGACCTGAGCTCCTTCGACGCCTCCCGGTGGATCAACGTCGGTGGCGAGTCGGGGCACGCGTTCAGCCCCAACTACAACGACCAGACCTCGCTCTGGGCCCAGGGCAAGCTACTGACCTGGGCGTACTCCAGCAGCGCGGTGGACGCCGCGACCAAGAACCGGCTGACCCTGACACCGTGA